A region from the Janthinobacterium agaricidamnosum genome encodes:
- a CDS encoding MFS transporter yields MDYRKKVAAIYLLGFFVDLINMFITSVAYPDIGHALHASVAQLAWISTAYILGLTIVIPASAWLAAYYGSKTVFMASLLTFLCASIGAGLAPSIEALIAWRCVQGLGGGLLIPLGQSMTYQLYQPAERPGLSSVIMLVGLLAPALSPALGGVIVDSLSWRAIFYLNVPFAALALLLAACWLRPDPPRAAVPRLDVGGLLAGSTAILLLLLGLTMLGTPGELLTGAGVLALGAACAWAYVRGALRKSTPLLNLRLAAEPLLRIAMLMYLLVPGVFMGVSLLAMLYLQGVLGMPASTAGALMLPWALASFAAISLTGKSYRRVGPQPLFIAGALLQAAGMLMLLRVDSADQLFWLAGAYAVMGFGGGLCSSTAQSTAFLRTPDAQLSQASAVWNINRQLGFCLGVALLSVLLNGLLAAHGIASLDDPALHARAAQVFHWCFALAASACVLPLALCLRIDNRAVLDLLHHHGASKK; encoded by the coding sequence ATGGACTATCGCAAAAAAGTGGCGGCCATCTATCTGCTGGGGTTTTTCGTCGACCTGATCAACATGTTCATCACCAGCGTCGCCTACCCCGACATCGGCCATGCCCTGCACGCCTCGGTGGCGCAGCTGGCCTGGATCAGCACCGCCTACATCCTCGGCCTGACCATCGTCATCCCGGCCAGCGCCTGGCTGGCTGCCTATTATGGCAGCAAAACCGTGTTCATGGCATCGTTGCTAACTTTTTTATGCGCGAGCATCGGCGCCGGCCTGGCGCCCTCGATTGAGGCGCTGATCGCCTGGCGCTGCGTGCAGGGCCTCGGTGGCGGCCTGCTCATTCCGCTGGGGCAAAGCATGACCTACCAGCTATATCAACCTGCCGAGCGCCCCGGCCTGTCCTCCGTCATCATGCTGGTGGGCTTGCTGGCGCCCGCGCTGTCGCCCGCACTGGGTGGCGTGATCGTCGACAGCCTGTCGTGGCGGGCGATTTTCTACCTGAACGTGCCGTTCGCGGCGCTGGCGCTGCTGCTGGCCGCCTGCTGGCTGCGTCCCGATCCGCCGCGCGCGGCCGTGCCCCGTCTCGACGTGGGCGGCCTGCTGGCGGGCAGCACGGCGATTTTGCTGCTGCTGCTGGGCTTGACCATGCTCGGTACGCCGGGCGAGTTGCTGACCGGCGCCGGCGTGCTGGCGCTGGGCGCCGCCTGCGCGTGGGCCTACGTGCGCGGCGCGCTGCGCAAGTCGACGCCGCTGCTCAACCTGCGCCTGGCCGCCGAGCCGCTGCTGCGCATTGCCATGCTGATGTATCTGCTGGTGCCGGGCGTCTTCATGGGCGTGAGCCTGTTGGCCATGCTGTATCTGCAGGGCGTGCTGGGCATGCCGGCATCGACGGCGGGCGCCTTGATGCTGCCGTGGGCGCTGGCCTCGTTTGCGGCCATTTCGCTCACCGGCAAAAGCTACCGCCGCGTGGGGCCGCAGCCGCTGTTCATCGCGGGCGCCCTGCTGCAGGCGGCGGGCATGCTGATGCTGCTGCGGGTGGACTCTGCAGATCAATTATTCTGGCTGGCCGGCGCGTATGCCGTGATGGGTTTTGGCGGCGGCTTGTGCAGCAGCACGGCGCAAAGCACGGCGTTTTTGCGCACACCGGACGCGCAGCTGAGCCAGGCCAGCGCCGTGTGGAATATCAACCGCCAGCTGGGCTTTTGCCTGGGCGTAGCGCTGCTCAGCGTACTGCTCAATGGCTTGCTGGCGGCGCACGGTATCGCATCGCTGGACGACCCCGCCCTGCATGCGCGCGCGGCGCAGGTGTTTCACTGGTGCTTTGCCTTGGCCGCCAGCGCGTGCGTGCTGCCTTTGGCGCTGTGCCTGCGCATCGATAACCGCGCCGTTCTCGACCTTTTACATCACCATGGAGCAAGCAAAAAATGA